One Leptolyngbya subtilissima AS-A7 genomic window, AGGTCACCTCTCAGGTGTTAGCCGCCATCAAACTAACGCTGCAAGATGCCCAGTTTGCCGAAACCAACGCCCCCGAAGACATGGCGATCGAGCCCCTCTCTAATGAACCCTTGCCCAATCCTCCTATCCCTTGAACGGCATCTATAGCCACTGGCGGCAACGGCGCTATTCTTAAACGCACCCCCACTTAGCGGCAGCTATGGAACGCAATCAGTTTCGTGTCGGCACCTTTAACCTCAACAACCTGATGCTGCCCGATCGCGAGTTTTACCCTGGCGAAGTCCATTCCCAGGTCAACTACCTGAAAAAGCTCACCTGGATTGGGGCTCAGCTCGATCGCATGAAGGTCGATATCTGCGGCTTTCAAGAGGTGTTTCATCGAGGGGCGCTGAAAGAAGCTTTGCACCGCAGTGAATACCACCAGCAGCACGAAATTGTCATGGCCGAGGGGTTTGGGCGGGGGCCTGGGGTGGCGCTGGCGACTCGGTTTCCAGTGCTGGGGCAGCGCATGTACGACAACTTTCCGCCCGAAAGCGTGCTGGATCTAGAGGGGGCTGAGATCCCAATTCGGCGGTTTTCGCACCCGGTATTAGCGGTCGATTTGGCCCTGACAGAGACGATTCATTGCACCGTGTTTGTGGTGCACCTGAAGTCAAAGCGGCCAATGATGACCAACGGTGTCGATCGCAGCGATCCGGTCGAAATTGCCAAAGGCCACGCCCGCTCGCTAATTCGCCGCACCGCTGAGGCCGCTGCCCTGCGGTTTTTGCTAATGGAGGGGCTGCGCGATCGCCGCTACCCGGTCATTGTCATGGGCGACGTCAACGACAACCATACTGCCGTCACCACCCAAATCGTGACTGGGCACCCCCCCTGGGAATCCTGGCCCTACCGCAAAAAAGCCCCCGTGTGGGACGTGCTGCTCTATCAGGTCAAAGACATTCAGGCCCGGCTAGGCTACGGCGACCACTATTACACCTACATTCATAACGGCCACTACGACAGCCTTGACCACATCATGGTGAGCGAAGAGTTTTCGGCCCAAAACCGCGATCGCATCGGCCGCGTCACCTATGTGTCGGTGTTTAACGACCATCTGTTTGACCAAACCTTGCTAGATGAAACGATTGAACCCTGGCAGTCCGATCATGGGCAGGTAGTGGCCACCATTGAGCTCAACCCGCCCCAGTCGGCTCACCCCCAGCTAGTGGTCTAGCGCAGTCGGCAGAGGCGGGAAATCGCCTACGGGTCGGTTGAGCGAACTGAGGATTGAGTGAAGTCGGGGTCAGAAAGAATTCAGGGTAAAGTCGGGATTTCCAACGGCTGCTGTCATTGAGTCGCCATAGCAGGTGAAATACAGGTCAGGACATCCCAAAAGGTCAGATTCGAGCCAGGCGGGTATTTTCGTTCTTTTACTATATCTCTGGCCTTCGGCATGACATTAACCTCAAACTGGCTAACTCTGGGGCAGGGGTTGGTGCTGGCACTCAGCTACCTGGGGCTAGCGCTGGGCTACGTGCCGGG contains:
- a CDS encoding endonuclease/exonuclease/phosphatase family protein gives rise to the protein MERNQFRVGTFNLNNLMLPDREFYPGEVHSQVNYLKKLTWIGAQLDRMKVDICGFQEVFHRGALKEALHRSEYHQQHEIVMAEGFGRGPGVALATRFPVLGQRMYDNFPPESVLDLEGAEIPIRRFSHPVLAVDLALTETIHCTVFVVHLKSKRPMMTNGVDRSDPVEIAKGHARSLIRRTAEAAALRFLLMEGLRDRRYPVIVMGDVNDNHTAVTTQIVTGHPPWESWPYRKKAPVWDVLLYQVKDIQARLGYGDHYYTYIHNGHYDSLDHIMVSEEFSAQNRDRIGRVTYVSVFNDHLFDQTLLDETIEPWQSDHGQVVATIELNPPQSAHPQLVV